Part of the Zonotrichia albicollis isolate bZonAlb1 chromosome 2, bZonAlb1.hap1, whole genome shotgun sequence genome, tgttttgttggatttttttaggCTGGTTGTtgcttttggggatttttttttgaaaggctgcaaaaaaaaatctgacttgACATGGTCCTGGACAACTGCTCCACTTGAACAGGGGAATTGGACTAGACAATCTttgtcactataggacatgaAACAACACGAGCACAAACAcagctgctctcaaggtgaaaaaagggaagtttattttctgactccaacatttatagatttccaaaagtgacagtggattggagggtgacagtgccacctctccaatgacgctggacaaaccaacagtccatcgaatttctccttctccataaaagaatgcaaaacaacaaGGTATTTACATGAAGCAtgtgagaaagttcattacaagaatgtaagcatcagaaagcttagaaaatctgaaaaaatcgGAGCGACAAACCTGCCTACCTCAAATGTCCAGTGATTCTGTATTTACttagaaaaccttaaaaaatcaGAGCGACAAATCTTCCTATCTCAAATGTCCAGTGATTCTGTATTTACTTAGGAAATCTTAGAAAATTGGAGCAATGAACCTTCCTACCTCAAATGTCCAGTGATTCTGTGTTtacttagaaaatcttaaaaaatcagagCGACAAACCTTCCTACCTCAAGTGTCCAGTGATTCTGTATTTAGTGAGGAAGCTTGAGTTCAGCCAAACTTCAGAGAGCGGCAAATCGTTGTGGGGTTCTTATTCTGGGATGTGTTgatcattttggggtttttattctgGGATGTGTCGTTCagcttcctttctttcctccccACCAGAGAGCTCCACGATTTCAAGCCAAAGGAGCGGATTCCCCACCTCCTTCTGGACCAGCTCTTAccagcctcctcctcccccctgCTTGAGCGGCGTGCACGCCGATTTCCCCGTGACTGCACCAGgcaccttcccagcagcagcagcagcagacccCGGCAGCTGGCCGGGACACGGCCTGCACCAgactgccccagcccctgccccggCCGCCGCTGAGGCCTGGCCCTACCCCTTGGCGTCTCAGGTGAGCCCCTCGTACGCACACATGCACGACGTGTACGTGCACCGCCACCACCCTCACCATGCCCACgtgcaccaccaccaccatcaccaTCCTCACCACCATCCCCAGCACCGGGAGCCGCGCTACGGCTCGCTGCTGGTGCCCTCGGtgcgcgccgccgccgccaggATCCCCGCGGCCCAGCCCGACGGCGCCAAGGCCGAGcctgccgctgccgccgccggcGCTACCTCAGCCTGGGCCGGAGCCTTCCACGGAACCGTGGACATCGTGCCCAGCTTTGGGTTTGATACAGGTAAGATGGCTTgggttttgtaattttttaaaatttttttctaatttttgttgttgttgttgtcatcGTCTGTGACTTGTTTGAGCAGACATAAATTCCCCACAGTTGAAGCAGGGCTGGCTCTCAACAAGGAGACATCTTCATTGATTAAAGAGCCTCTGATCATGTTTTTATAGACATGCTCTAGCTGAGGGATATCCCAGTTTTTCCAGTCTGTAGGAACAGGTACAAGTGCATGTGAAATGGAGGAGAAAGCACTAAACAAAAACGTGTCCAAATGGTTCCCACACATGTGGGAATCCCTCCTGTAATTGCTGTCagggcagctctccctgccttcTGCTGAGAGACCTTGGTCCCATTCAAGCTAGATGAGTTGTGGAACAatccacaattttttttttgttcctttctatttaaatattgttgGAAAATGTTAGTTATGCATCCATGAGGAAGTTCTCAGTTTGTTCAGTTAGTTCATATGTGCATCCACTAGTATTTAGCTCCACTGAACTAGCAACTTGAAGTGCATGAGGACTGCATCTTGAGGTGGAACATCTCGGTGTTTCCTTCCAGTTGTCACATGGAGAACAGAGGTGCTGATTGAGCTGAGCTTTCCATCAATCTAAACATCTTTCTATACGGTGTAGGCAGAGGTGTGTGAATTAAATCCTTTTTACTGCAGAATCTGTAGTCTGAAGTGCAGAGCATGAACTCCATCTGTGTCTGTGAGCTTTGAGTGGCAGTCTCTCGCCTCAGCATCTGAAGCAGTCTGGCAGCCCTCAGGGTTTGAAGTTTCTGGCCATCAGGTGGCTGACAGTTCCCAGTGCATCCATCCTGGAGCTCATGGCCCCCACTGAGGGCTCCTTTTTCCATTTGATATTTATCTCACCAGCAGCAATCCTTGCAGATCAATATTTCTTAAAGACAGTATGTTATCTGATTAAAGAAACACTAGGTTTGTATCTTAGTTCCCTTTTCCTTAAAGTATCTGTTTGTCTCCATTTTTGATAGCTCTCTCTGACTAGTTCAGTGTGTGATAAGCACTTCTTTGCCTGACTGATTAGTGGGCAGGGAGCAAATAATGGATGTGGAAAAGGGGCTGtttcttaaaaattaaatactatGAATCTAATTCAAATCTATCTCTTCCCTTTAAAGCAACTTGTAACCAGTAATCTCAT contains:
- the VGLL3 gene encoding transcription cofactor vestigial-like protein 3 isoform X3, whose translation is MRGAAEGAPEQRSLKKLAVYNKMQESLEVSLPSKQEEDEKDQPAEMEYLNSRCVLFTYFQGDIGAVVDEHFSRALSQASSFNSETALSKSKAGLNPLWRESSTISSQRSGFPTSFWTSSYQPPPPPCLSGVHADFPVTAPGTFPAAAAADPGSWPGHGLHQTAPAPAPAAAEAWPYPLASQVSPSYAHMHDVYVHRHHPHHAHVHHHHHHHPHHHPQHREPRYGSLLVPSVRAAAARIPAAQPDGAKAEPAAAAAGATSAWAGAFHGTVDIVPSFGFDTGLQHQDKSKETAWF
- the VGLL3 gene encoding transcription cofactor vestigial-like protein 3 isoform X2, with translation MSCSDVAMQQPGAAACGAPRYLAAPAQKLAVYNKMQESLEVSLPSKQEEDEKDQPAEMEYLNSRCVLFTYFQGDIGAVVDEHFSRALSQASSFNSETALSKSKAGLNPLWRESSTISSQRSGFPTSFWTSSYQPPPPPCLSGVHADFPVTAPGTFPAAAAADPGSWPGHGLHQTAPAPAPAAAEAWPYPLASQVSPSYAHMHDVYVHRHHPHHAHVHHHHHHHPHHHPQHREPRYGSLLVPSVRAAAARIPAAQPDGAKAEPAAAAAGATSAWAGAFHGTVDIVPSFGFDTGLQHQDKSKETAWF
- the VGLL3 gene encoding transcription cofactor vestigial-like protein 3 isoform X1; amino-acid sequence: MSCSDVAMQQPGAAACGAPRYLAAPAQKKLAVYNKMQESLEVSLPSKQEEDEKDQPAEMEYLNSRCVLFTYFQGDIGAVVDEHFSRALSQASSFNSETALSKSKAGLNPLWRESSTISSQRSGFPTSFWTSSYQPPPPPCLSGVHADFPVTAPGTFPAAAAADPGSWPGHGLHQTAPAPAPAAAEAWPYPLASQVSPSYAHMHDVYVHRHHPHHAHVHHHHHHHPHHHPQHREPRYGSLLVPSVRAAAARIPAAQPDGAKAEPAAAAAGATSAWAGAFHGTVDIVPSFGFDTGLQHQDKSKETAWF